Proteins co-encoded in one Actinomadura luteofluorescens genomic window:
- a CDS encoding DegT/DnrJ/EryC1/StrS family aminotransferase codes for MIPLFKVAMAPDALGRISEVLGSGRLEHGPKMAEFEAALARRLGNPRVLAVNCGTSGLHLALSMVADPDRFPAAAQPSGGAGPGEVLSTPLTFEATNWPILAHGLRVRWVDVDPATLTIDLDDLAAKITPATRAIVVVHWLGYPVDLNRLREIVDRAEEAHGFRPLVIEDCAQAWGATYRGSPLGNHGNVCVYSFGAIKILTCGSGGLIVLPDEDLHRRARLRRWLGIERQADRVHGDYDVAEWGYRFPMNDISAAIGLSNLEIVDGLLARTRRNAAFYDKELSGIAGVEHTERADDREPSFWAYPLKVADRTSFMRKMADAGIMTSIISRRNDAHSCVAAARGELPGLDRVHDRVVYVPVGWWLSEEDRAHIADTIRSGW; via the coding sequence ATGATTCCGCTGTTCAAGGTCGCGATGGCGCCGGACGCGCTCGGCCGGATCTCCGAGGTGCTCGGCAGCGGCCGCCTGGAGCACGGCCCCAAGATGGCCGAGTTCGAGGCGGCCCTGGCGCGGCGCCTCGGCAACCCGCGCGTCCTCGCGGTCAACTGCGGCACCTCCGGCCTGCACCTCGCGCTCAGCATGGTGGCCGACCCCGACCGGTTCCCCGCGGCGGCCCAGCCCTCCGGCGGGGCCGGCCCGGGCGAGGTGCTGAGCACGCCGCTGACCTTCGAGGCCACGAACTGGCCGATCCTCGCCCACGGGCTGCGCGTGCGCTGGGTCGACGTCGACCCGGCCACGCTGACGATCGACCTCGACGACCTCGCCGCGAAGATCACGCCGGCCACCCGGGCGATCGTCGTCGTCCACTGGCTGGGCTATCCGGTGGACCTGAACCGGCTGCGCGAGATCGTCGACCGGGCGGAGGAGGCCCACGGATTCCGCCCCCTGGTGATCGAGGACTGCGCGCAGGCGTGGGGCGCGACCTACCGCGGGTCGCCGCTCGGCAACCACGGGAACGTCTGCGTGTACAGCTTCGGCGCCATCAAGATCCTCACCTGCGGAAGCGGCGGGCTGATCGTGCTCCCTGACGAGGACCTGCACCGGCGGGCCCGGCTGCGCCGCTGGCTCGGCATCGAGCGGCAGGCCGACCGGGTGCACGGCGACTACGACGTCGCCGAGTGGGGCTACCGCTTCCCGATGAACGACATCTCCGCCGCGATCGGACTGTCCAACCTGGAGATCGTCGACGGCCTGCTCGCCAGGACGCGGAGGAACGCCGCCTTCTACGACAAGGAGCTGTCGGGGATCGCGGGCGTCGAGCACACCGAGCGGGCGGACGACCGGGAGCCCTCGTTCTGGGCGTACCCGCTGAAGGTGGCGGACCGCACGTCCTTCATGCGGAAGATGGCCGACGCCGGGATCATGACGAGCATCATCTCCCGGCGCAACGACGCCCACAGCTGCGTCGCCGCGGCGCGCGGCGAGCTGCCGGGCCTGGACCGCGTGCACGACCGCGTGGTCTACGTGCCCGTCGGCTGGTGGCTGTCCGAGGAGGACCGCGCGCACATCGCCGACACGATCCGGTCGGGCTGGTGA
- a CDS encoding MoaD/ThiS family protein, with the protein MPHLIVPGSWHNVTSGKVRSELPAANLRELLDTFVRSHPEAGYRLYSPAGELLPYHLFLVDGEQVPRTTPADDVELAPGSRVEIIAPLAGG; encoded by the coding sequence ATGCCCCATCTCATCGTCCCCGGCAGCTGGCACAACGTGACCTCCGGCAAGGTGCGCTCGGAGCTGCCCGCGGCCAACCTGCGCGAGCTCCTGGACACGTTCGTGCGCTCCCACCCGGAGGCCGGCTACCGGCTCTACTCCCCGGCCGGCGAGCTGCTGCCCTACCACCTGTTCCTCGTCGACGGCGAGCAGGTGCCCCGCACGACGCCCGCGGACGACGTCGAGCTCGCCCCCGGCAGCCGCGTCGAGATCATCGCGCCGCTGGCAGGAGGCTAG
- a CDS encoding formylglycine-generating enzyme family protein codes for MADHETAMRGDAEAAEPVLVEGAAFRLGSPEWVIDWLAEQDQPFPTPWFRDETPQTLVEVAPFLIDRYPVTSGRYAAFVEATGYRTVAERRGWSLVYGADYWQGAPGASWRRPAGRDAGYVPPDDHPAVHIAVEDAEAFAAWAGGRLPTEAEWELAARGPEYRLWPWGDEWSRERTNTTELRLGDATRSAAEWRAWWKALQSDGGPIPLTTPVGGFSPHGDSPYGVADMAGNVYEWTASPSRLYGPSPDCDESLLSVMDRFRVIRGGSWMNLRFQARTSERLHGDPTGWACFASGFRCVRDP; via the coding sequence GTGGCAGACCACGAGACGGCGATGCGCGGCGACGCGGAGGCCGCGGAACCGGTCCTCGTCGAAGGAGCGGCCTTCCGGCTCGGCTCGCCGGAATGGGTGATCGACTGGCTGGCGGAGCAGGACCAGCCCTTCCCCACCCCGTGGTTCCGCGACGAGACCCCGCAGACGCTCGTGGAGGTCGCGCCGTTCCTGATCGACCGCTACCCGGTCACCTCCGGCAGGTACGCGGCGTTCGTGGAGGCCACCGGGTACCGGACGGTCGCCGAGCGCCGCGGCTGGAGCCTGGTCTACGGGGCCGACTACTGGCAGGGGGCTCCCGGCGCGTCCTGGCGCCGTCCGGCGGGGCGGGACGCCGGCTACGTCCCGCCGGACGACCACCCCGCCGTCCACATCGCGGTCGAGGACGCCGAGGCCTTCGCCGCGTGGGCGGGCGGGCGGCTGCCGACGGAGGCGGAGTGGGAGCTGGCGGCCCGCGGCCCCGAGTACCGGCTGTGGCCCTGGGGCGACGAATGGTCCCGCGAGCGGACCAACACCACCGAGCTGCGGCTGGGCGACGCCACCCGCAGCGCCGCCGAGTGGCGCGCGTGGTGGAAGGCGCTCCAGAGCGACGGGGGCCCGATCCCGCTGACCACGCCGGTCGGCGGTTTCAGCCCGCACGGCGACAGCCCGTACGGGGTGGCGGACATGGCGGGCAACGTCTACGAGTGGACGGCCTCGCCGAGCCGGCTCTACGGCCCGTCGCCCGACTGCGACGAGTCGCTGCTGAGCGTGATGGACCGCTTCCGCGTCATCCGCGGCGGCTCCTGGATGAACCTGCGCTTCCAGGCCCGGACCAGCGAGCGCCTGCACGGCGACCCGACCGGATGGGCCTGCTTCGCCAGTGGTTTCCGATGCGTCCGCGACCCGTGA
- a CDS encoding nucleotide sugar dehydrogenase: MEFLSDSPSPRIAILGFGYIGSCLGAALAERGMSVVGIDSDASMIAGLRAGRRAVPEPGLAEALAPLVASGRLACTTDYDALEDADVVLITVGTPVDGNGALLTAQLEEVCRQLAPRLRPGQLVILKSTVAPGTTRTLVVPLLESGGLVEGRDFGLAYCPERLAEGDALAQLRELTVVVGGCGPGSTAAAARFWKAALDVPVRIVPTADIAEIVKLANNWWIDANVAMANELARFCALFEVDVMEVIAAANSLPKGDGRVNILRPGAGVGGPCLTKDPWMTWRTARDRGVRLRTVETARRVNDAMPEYAYEVLRDGLAKMGKDLASARIAVLGAAFKNDTGDLRNTPVTGVVRALLAAGAEVRIFDPLAEKELIRSQVGGFPVDDLDQAVRGADAVALLAGHRQFRDLDLERLRRRVAMPCLIFDGRMHYRPETIRRLRGLGFGYRGIGR; this comes from the coding sequence TGTCAGACTCTCCCAGCCCGCGGATCGCGATCCTGGGGTTCGGCTACATCGGCTCGTGCCTCGGGGCGGCGCTGGCGGAGCGCGGCATGAGCGTCGTCGGCATCGACAGCGACGCATCGATGATCGCCGGGCTGCGGGCCGGCCGCCGCGCGGTCCCCGAGCCCGGGCTGGCCGAGGCACTGGCCCCGCTCGTCGCGAGCGGGCGGCTGGCGTGCACCACCGACTACGACGCCCTGGAGGACGCCGACGTCGTGCTCATCACGGTCGGCACGCCCGTCGACGGGAACGGCGCCCTGCTGACCGCCCAGCTCGAAGAGGTGTGCCGCCAGCTCGCACCCCGGCTGCGGCCCGGCCAGCTGGTCATCCTCAAGAGCACCGTCGCCCCGGGGACCACGCGCACGCTGGTCGTCCCCCTGCTGGAGAGCGGCGGCCTGGTGGAGGGCCGGGACTTCGGCCTCGCCTACTGCCCGGAGCGGCTGGCCGAGGGGGACGCGCTGGCCCAGCTGCGCGAGCTCACCGTCGTCGTCGGCGGGTGCGGCCCCGGCAGCACGGCGGCGGCGGCCCGGTTCTGGAAGGCGGCGCTGGACGTGCCCGTCCGGATCGTGCCCACGGCCGACATCGCCGAGATCGTGAAGCTGGCCAACAACTGGTGGATCGACGCGAACGTCGCGATGGCCAACGAGCTGGCCCGGTTCTGCGCGCTGTTCGAGGTCGACGTGATGGAGGTGATCGCCGCGGCGAACTCGCTGCCCAAGGGGGACGGGCGGGTGAACATCCTGCGGCCCGGCGCGGGCGTCGGCGGACCGTGCCTGACCAAGGACCCGTGGATGACCTGGCGCACCGCCCGCGACCGCGGCGTCCGGCTGCGGACGGTGGAGACGGCGCGGCGCGTCAACGACGCCATGCCCGAGTACGCCTACGAGGTCCTCAGGGACGGCCTCGCGAAGATGGGCAAGGACCTGGCCTCGGCGCGGATCGCCGTTCTCGGCGCGGCCTTCAAGAACGACACCGGCGACCTGCGCAACACCCCCGTCACGGGGGTGGTCCGAGCCCTGCTGGCGGCGGGCGCGGAGGTCCGGATCTTCGACCCCCTCGCCGAGAAGGAGCTCATCCGGTCGCAGGTGGGCGGCTTCCCCGTCGACGACCTCGACCAGGCGGTGCGGGGCGCCGACGCCGTCGCCCTCCTCGCCGGGCACCGGCAGTTCCGCGACCTCGACCTGGAGCGGCTGCGGCGGCGGGTCGCGATGCCGTGCCTGATCTTCGACGGGCGCATGCACTACCGGCCGGAGACGATCCGGCGGCTGCGCGGCCTCGGGTTCGGCTACCGCGGGATCGGGCGGTGA